One window of Medicago truncatula cultivar Jemalong A17 chromosome 2, MtrunA17r5.0-ANR, whole genome shotgun sequence genomic DNA carries:
- the LOC11441684 gene encoding ethylene-responsive transcription factor ERF017 — translation MVKSNVEKTAAERSDSSMYRGVRKRKWGKYVSEIRLPNSRQRIWLGSYDSAVKAARAFDAAMFCLRGSGAKFNFPNDPPDIAGGRSMTHSEIKTAAASFANSGQLEKTSFETPSSSEGTTTTLLSMELPSPALSDVTVQTDCDSKENGLFSDMFLETGSGCSMFPGFDDDFCHDFYVPEMPDFDYVEENMDGLVIPDLFLWNF, via the coding sequence ATGGTGAAATCAAATGTAGAAAAAACTGCTGCGGAAAGAAGTGATTCTTCAATGTATAGAGGAGTAAGGAAGAGGAAGTGGGGAAAGTATGTGTCTGAAATCAGACTACCAAACAGCCGCCAAAGAATATGGTTAGGTTCTTACGACTCAGCCGTGAAGGCGGCGCGTGCATTTGATGCGGCTATGTTTTGCTTACGTGGCAGTGGTGCTAAGTTTAATTTCCCTAATGATCCTCCTGACATTGCTGGAGGAAGGTCCATGACACATTCTGAGATTAAGACCGCTGCAGCTTCTTTTGCTAATTCGGGTCAACTCGAAAAGACTTCGTTTGAAACACCGTCATCATCGGAGGGGACGACAACAACATTGTTGTCTATGGAGTTGCCGTCTCCTGCTCTATCCGATGTGACGGTTCAGACAGATTGTGACTCCAAGGAAAACGGGTTATTTTCGGACATGTTTTTAGAAACTGGATCGGGTTGCTCTATGTTTCCGggttttgatgatgatttttgtCACGATTTCTACGTGCCGGAGATGCCAGATTTTGATTATGTAGAAGAGAATATGGATGGGTTGGTAATTCCAGACCTTTTCTTGTGGAATTTCTAA